A window of the Isosphaera pallida ATCC 43644 genome harbors these coding sequences:
- a CDS encoding response regulator — protein sequence MERPHVLVIDDSNAIRKTVECHLSQAGYRISQAADAEKGLSLAASAKPDLILLDHQLPGTTGDQVCRKLWENPATNEIPVLISSSLRLQVMHLYTEFPNAIDSLPKPYTPDNLKSAVANALTIGPKIIQAAKTGGSIEDVNSPPPALLSGNLEVFPARAVLDFVNNCKITGRLSFEVEGGLQIRFCVAGGRIQAVYSPNAPTEEVARCLPEELSDLAPLLTVTLTEQRDPQMGGLVNLLQKSLSDPRRLRALLRAQAAILTYGTLHSRVGEFALEPLDTPPPMFQAFPLQTSLPALAVEGVRRCADPIEADSWASLVFARQTRPGANLDRAGLNPVELKIHTLFDGAHNLAAVAQAVGVHLAEVAAVAQGLELTGLVERRDALANAHVMVLEDDTEAVRLIQRVLGPEGMGFQLKIVRDRIGASLLLRRTKFDLIIMALDTPEQEAFLRQIKQNHPETRFIGLAGMPDDESELTRFDQLGLDHVLHRPLSESDLVSTIRHVLGGGQLVGAGPVR from the coding sequence ATGGAACGACCCCACGTCCTGGTGATCGACGACAGCAACGCCATCCGCAAGACGGTGGAATGCCACCTTTCCCAAGCTGGTTATCGAATCAGCCAGGCTGCCGACGCCGAAAAGGGGTTGAGTCTGGCGGCGTCGGCCAAGCCGGACTTGATCCTGTTGGATCACCAACTACCCGGCACTACCGGCGACCAAGTCTGCCGCAAACTTTGGGAAAACCCCGCGACCAATGAGATCCCTGTATTGATCAGCTCCTCATTGCGTCTTCAGGTGATGCACCTCTACACGGAGTTTCCCAACGCCATCGACTCGCTGCCCAAACCCTATACCCCCGACAACCTCAAAAGCGCAGTGGCCAACGCCCTGACGATCGGCCCCAAAATCATCCAGGCAGCTAAAACCGGCGGCTCGATCGAAGACGTCAACTCACCGCCGCCAGCGCTGCTGTCGGGCAACCTGGAGGTCTTCCCAGCGCGGGCAGTGCTGGACTTCGTGAATAACTGCAAGATCACCGGACGTCTGAGCTTCGAGGTGGAGGGCGGCCTGCAAATCCGGTTCTGCGTGGCCGGCGGCCGTATCCAGGCGGTCTACTCGCCCAACGCCCCCACTGAGGAAGTCGCCCGCTGTCTGCCCGAGGAACTCTCCGATTTGGCCCCACTACTGACCGTCACCCTCACCGAACAACGTGACCCCCAAATGGGCGGTCTGGTCAACCTGCTCCAGAAAAGCCTCTCTGACCCGAGGCGTCTGCGGGCCCTGCTGCGCGCCCAAGCGGCGATTCTGACCTACGGCACCCTGCACAGCCGGGTCGGCGAATTCGCTTTGGAACCCCTGGATACCCCGCCGCCGATGTTCCAGGCGTTCCCGTTGCAAACCAGTCTGCCCGCCCTGGCCGTCGAAGGGGTGCGGCGTTGCGCCGATCCGATCGAGGCTGACAGTTGGGCGTCACTGGTCTTCGCCCGGCAAACCCGCCCCGGAGCCAATCTCGACCGGGCCGGCCTCAACCCGGTGGAACTCAAGATTCACACCCTATTCGACGGGGCGCACAATCTGGCGGCGGTCGCTCAAGCCGTCGGGGTCCATCTCGCCGAAGTCGCCGCGGTCGCCCAAGGTCTGGAACTCACCGGCTTGGTCGAACGCCGCGACGCGCTGGCCAACGCCCATGTCATGGTGCTGGAGGACGATACCGAGGCCGTTCGCCTGATCCAACGGGTTCTGGGACCCGAAGGCATGGGCTTCCAACTCAAGATCGTCCGCGACCGCATCGGAGCCAGCCTGCTGTTACGCCGCACCAAGTTCGACCTGATCATCATGGCATTGGACACCCCTGAGCAAGAGGCGTTCCTCCGTCAAATCAAACAAAACCACCCGGAAACCCGGTTCATCGGCCTGGCTGGAATGCCCGACGACGAAAGCGAACTGACCCGGTTCGACCAACTCGGGCTGGATCACGTGCTTCATCGTCCCCTGTCAGAAAGCGACCTGGTTTCGACCATTCGCCACGTCCTGGGCGGTGGTCAACTCGTGGGCGCCGGGCCGGTCCGCTGA
- a CDS encoding formylglycine-generating enzyme family protein — translation MSSRSSLLTRIVNQVLGVGRNGHGARGRPAHPPRNDAELIDLLIRQNRYALVLRRDQADVIPHDATLEAWRVLEESMALIPGGVIPIVAQDGSNQLMEVPAFYLDRYAVTNAQYAIFVDEGCYEKLDLWPQEVWEALTTRFLDQSGQPGPAFWNRGRYPPGKENHPVVGVCWYEACAYAQWVGKRLPTAAEWQKASGFPDQLGRGGQGTRYPWGDIFAAGKANLAQAGIGETVPVNEFKAGTTRNGIYQLCGNVWEWLDEPLEMIHKHPDEQFLTLQPMRRIVGGAYDTYLIHEATNTFVTGQPELDRRPNIGFRCAVFLDQIRSQITD, via the coding sequence GTGTCCTCGCGCTCATCGTTGCTCACTCGGATTGTCAACCAAGTTCTGGGGGTTGGGAGGAACGGCCACGGCGCTCGGGGCCGCCCGGCGCATCCGCCGCGCAACGACGCCGAGCTGATTGATTTGCTGATCCGCCAGAACCGCTATGCGTTGGTATTGCGACGGGATCAGGCCGACGTGATCCCCCACGACGCGACCCTCGAAGCCTGGCGGGTTTTAGAAGAGTCAATGGCCCTGATCCCCGGCGGGGTGATCCCGATCGTGGCTCAAGATGGTTCCAACCAGCTCATGGAGGTTCCCGCCTTTTACCTGGACCGCTACGCGGTGACCAACGCCCAGTACGCCATCTTCGTGGACGAAGGGTGCTACGAGAAACTCGACCTTTGGCCCCAGGAAGTTTGGGAGGCGCTGACCACCCGCTTCCTGGACCAGTCGGGTCAACCCGGTCCGGCCTTCTGGAACCGAGGCCGTTACCCCCCCGGTAAGGAGAATCACCCCGTGGTGGGCGTCTGCTGGTACGAGGCGTGCGCCTATGCGCAATGGGTGGGCAAGCGATTGCCAACCGCCGCGGAGTGGCAGAAAGCCAGCGGTTTTCCCGATCAGTTGGGCCGCGGGGGTCAGGGGACGCGCTATCCCTGGGGCGATATTTTCGCCGCTGGCAAGGCCAACCTCGCCCAGGCCGGCATAGGTGAGACCGTTCCAGTCAACGAGTTCAAGGCTGGCACCACGCGCAATGGCATCTATCAGCTGTGCGGGAACGTCTGGGAATGGCTCGACGAGCCGCTGGAGATGATTCACAAGCATCCCGACGAGCAATTTCTCACGCTTCAGCCGATGAGGCGGATCGTGGGCGGAGCCTACGACACCTACTTGATTCATGAAGCGACCAACACGTTCGTGACCGGCCAACCAGAACTGGATCGCCGTCCCAACATCGGGTTTCGCTGCGCGGTGTTTCTGGATCAGATTCGTTCTCAGATCACCGATTGA